The Natranaeroarchaeum aerophilus region GGTTACCTCGATCTCACTGAGCATCGCGTTGAAGTCCTCGCCGATCCCCTGCATCTGCTCGTTGTCGGTGTCGACGGCGGCCCGCACCGAAAGGTCACCGTCGGCCGCCTGCGCCATCACGCTACAGTACTCCTCGGCGGACGCCTGCAAATCCTGATTGATCTGCTCGATCCGTTCGCGTTCTGTCTCGGCGTCCTCGCGCGCCTCCTGGGCGTCGCGTATCTGCTCCCTGAGAGCGTCGCGCATGCTCGCGAAGCCGCCGTACAGCCGACCGATGTTGTCGATCCGTTTCGTTTCGAGATCGACGTTGAGATCGCCCGCTTCCATCCGTTCGGTTTTGCCGGTCAGCCGATCGATCGCGGTGGCAGTGTTCCGACCGAGTGCGAGCCCGATCACGCCGATTAGGAGCACGCCTCCTGCAGTGGCGAAGGCACCGTACGTCGTCAACGTATCGGCGAAGCCAAACGCCTGACTGGATGGGGCGTGGACCATGACGACCCACTCGCCGTCGGAATCGGGATCGCCGCGCTCGTTGATCGGTGCGTACCCGACCAGATGTTCCTCACCAGCACCCGCGCCCATCGATGGCACGTATTCGGCATCGACGAGCATCGATTCACGGGTAGTCCGGGCCGGCAGCTCTCGCGCCTCGGCGAGTGCCGGGCTATCGGACGGATACGTCTCCCCGACCGCCGAGCCCAGGTCAGTGTCGTACATCGTGATTCTGTCTTCCTCGTCGACAACCATCGTGTACGAATCGTCGAGTTCCTCGTTCTCGCTGCCGGACAGGATGACCCCGCCGATCGCTTCGAGGTCGTGGACGGCGACGATTCGTAGCTCTTCGGAGATATCCTGCGAGAAGGCGATTGCATAATAGCTGTCACCGGTCGTTCCACCGCTTGCCCCCTCGGCCTCGTATGGCTGTGATACGTCGACGTTGTTCCGGTCGAACTGTGGGTCCTGCAGCCAGCCGACCGCATCCTCCTCGAAAACCTCGCCCATATCGGCGTTCCGCGAGGAGACGACCACTTCGTTCCTGTCCGTATCCACGAGGTGGATCTTCTGGAGTGTGGATGGCCCCTCACGGTCGCTCGTGAACGATGACAGGTAGCTCTGGAGTTCGTCCGTTTCATCCTCACTTATCGTATCCGAACTGCCGTCGGTGGCCTCTTCGACTCGTTTGTCACCCGCAACCGTTCGTACCTCCACGGCGCTCGTCTTGAGCCAGTTATCGACCGCCTGTGCGTCGGCCGTCGTGGTCGCTTCGAGGTCAGCCTCGGCGCTCTGTTCGACTTGCTCCGACATAAGCGCGGTTGCCACACCGCCGATCACAGCGACGGACAGGGCAAGAAGTATAACGATGATACCGAACTTCGCTGCGTAGCTCCGTCTGATTCTATCAGGGATGATCATCCGCAATCCATCAAACATATGGATGGGACTATATGGCAAGTAAATAAATGTAATGAATGGTAAATATCTGTGAATTTCTATATAGACACTATCTATGTGATGCAATTATAAACTAACAAAAATTCTATAACAATATCAGTTATTAACTCTTTCGGTATTGTGGGTACAACGGATGTTGATAACGACCATCCGGACGGTCGGTATCGGCACCAGTGTCTCGACGCCCTCGCCGCCGCTACCCGTACTAATAGGTGGGTGAAGTCCGAACCGGCTGTCATGGTCGAAAATCGAAGCGACACGTTCGAGATCGGCGGCGAGGAGACAGTCCATCGGCTGGGCTATGGGGCGATGCGGATCACTGGCGAGGGGATTATCGGCGAACCGGAGGATATCGAGAACGCTCACGAGGTACTCCGGGCCGCTGTGGATCTCGGTATTGACTTCATCGATACCGCCGACTCCTACGGGCCGGGGACCAGCGAGCGCCTGATCCGTGAGGCCCTCCTCTCGGATCCCGAGTACCGGGACAGGGTGCTCATCGCCACGAAAGGCGGACTGCTACGACAACCGAGTACCGAGTGGCTCCCTCGCGGGGATCCGGAGTACCTCCGAAACGCACTCCTCTGCTCGATCGATCGGCTCGGTGTCGAGCAGATCGACCTGTACCAGCATCACCGTCCCGACCCCGACACGCCGTTCGAGGACTCGATCAACACGCTGGCGGAGTTACAGGACGACGGCTACATCAAACACGTCGGCGTCAGCAACGTGAGCGTCGAACAGCTAGATCAGGCCCGTGAAATCGTCGATGTCGCGACAGTCCAGAACGAGTACAACATAGTCAACCGCAACGACGAGGAGGTACTCGCAGCCTGTGAGAACTACGATATCGGATTCATTCCGTGGTATCCGCTTGCTGCTGGTGACCTCGGGGAGAAGGCGGATGTTATCGAGTCTGTGGCTGACGAGCACGACGCGTCTCGGTACCAGATCGCGCTCGCGTGGCTGCTCGAACACTCCGACGTGACGCTGCCGATTCCGGGGACGTCTTCGATCGAGCATCTCGAAGCCAACGTCGCCGCCTCTGCCATCGACCTGACCGACGAGCAGTACGACCGGCTGACGTCGTAGCTCAGGGACGCATCCGAAGCGCGTACAGGATCATGAGCAGACCGGCGAGCTGGCTGCTCATCTGGACGACGTACAGCGGCTGTGCAAGATGTCCAGGCAGTGTCAGTACCAGCGGAAACAGCACGAACGGGACGCCGAGCGCAAGCCCGAAACCGGTGGCGACGTACAGCATCGGTCGACTGTCGTTCCGCCGATACCCCCGGTACGCGACGTAGGCAATCAGAATGCCGATGATCCCGCTGAGCAGACTCGCGACCTGTCCGAATGCTAGCAGCCACTCCGGGAGTTGCGGTTCCTCGATCACCTGTAGCGGGAGCGGTTGCATCTCAGATCCCCTCCACGAGCCTGGTAAAGCGATCTGCCATCGTTTCACGTCGGTCGATCTCCAGTCGGAGCGACCCGTCTCCAACTTCGACGACGATCCGATCCAGATTCGTCGCATACAGCGTGTGGTGGTGCCCACCGGACGGATCCGGCTTCGTCGTCTCCTCGAGCAGGTCACACTCCCGGAGATCGTCGAGTCGACGATACACGGTCGGTTTCGACGCCTCACAGCGCTCGGAAAGATCTGATGCGGACATGGGTTGGCTGCTGATTTCGGTGAGGATCCGTCTCGCCGTCTCGTCTTCGAGCAAAGCGGCAACCGCTTCGAGATCGGAGTCCTCACTCACGACAGGAACACAGTCACCCACCGGTAATAAATCGGTTTCGGCGACTTCAGTCAGTGAAGTCCCGCTCAGGATGCTATACTCCCTGCCCCCGTAGTGGTGGCTATGTCAGTCCACGACCGCACAGATTCGCCTGAGATCGATCCGGATCGACTCCGAGTGCTGGACCGTTCATCGACAGTGGTGTCGATTGGCTTGTTGATAGCGATGATGGTTGCAAGCGCTCTCGCGTACGCCACCCTTCCCGGCACAGTCACGATTCACTGGCAGATCGGTATCGATGGAGCACTTTCCACCCGGACGGTGGGGCGTACGATCGGCGTCACGATCATGCCCGTGATCGCCGCGACGGCCTGGGTAACCCTCGAAGCACTGGGCAAGCGGCTACGCTCCCGGGACGAATTTGCCGGGGTGCTCTGTTCCGTCCTTGCCGCTGCGGCGGTCTCCGTCGTTACCCTTGCTCACCTGCTCGTGCTGGGCCTCAATCTGCTCTGATCAGCGCGGGATCGCAAATCACTACCCGCAAGCGGGTAAACCTCGAATATGGTACGTGCCAACGAGAGCGACACGTTCGAGATCGGCGGCGACCTGACAGTCCACCGGCTCGGCTTCGGTGCGATGCGTCTCACGGGCGAACACGTCACTGGCGAGCCAGACGACGTCGAGAACGCCCGCGAGGTTCTCCGTCGGGCGGTCGATCTCGGCGTCGATTTTATCGACACCGCGGATTCGTACGGCCCCTCGGTGAGCGAACGACTGATCGGCGAGACGCTCATGACCGATCCCGAGTACCGCGACGAGGTCGTCGTCGCCACCAAGGGCGGCCTGATCAGACAGGTCGACGAAGGATTCGAGTGGGCACGTCACGGCCATCCCGGCTATCTCCAGCACGCAGCCTACACCAGCCGCGACCGACTTCGCGTCGATCAAATCGATCTCTACCAGCTCCATCGCGTGGACCCCGAGTATCCGATGGCCGACCAGCTTCACGCGCTCGCCGAACTCAAAGACGAGGGTGTAATCGGTCACATCGGGCTGAGCAACGTGAGCGTCGACCAGCTAGAGGAGGCTCGCGAGATCGTCGAC contains the following coding sequences:
- a CDS encoding helix-turn-helix domain-containing protein: MSEDSDLEAVAALLEDETARRILTEISSQPMSASDLSERCEASKPTVYRRLDDLRECDLLEETTKPDPSGGHHHTLYATNLDRIVVEVGDGSLRLEIDRRETMADRFTRLVEGI
- a CDS encoding aldo/keto reductase, with the translated sequence MVRANESDTFEIGGDLTVHRLGFGAMRLTGEHVTGEPDDVENAREVLRRAVDLGVDFIDTADSYGPSVSERLIGETLMTDPEYRDEVVVATKGGLIRQVDEGFEWARHGHPGYLQHAAYTSRDRLRVDQIDLYQLHRVDPEYPMADQLHALAELKDEGVIGHIGLSNVSVDQLEEAREIVDVATVQNQYNVANREHEDVLQACENYEIGFMPYSPIASGELGEYADLLDDIATKHDASRYQIALAWLLERSENLLPIPGTSSLEHLEANIVASTIDLSDEELARLDTI
- a CDS encoding DUF7521 family protein gives rise to the protein MQPLPLQVIEEPQLPEWLLAFGQVASLLSGIIGILIAYVAYRGYRRNDSRPMLYVATGFGLALGVPFVLFPLVLTLPGHLAQPLYVVQMSSQLAGLLMILYALRMRP
- a CDS encoding methyl-accepting chemotaxis protein, whose amino-acid sequence is MFDGLRMIIPDRIRRSYAAKFGIIVILLALSVAVIGGVATALMSEQVEQSAEADLEATTTADAQAVDNWLKTSAVEVRTVAGDKRVEEATDGSSDTISEDETDELQSYLSSFTSDREGPSTLQKIHLVDTDRNEVVVSSRNADMGEVFEEDAVGWLQDPQFDRNNVDVSQPYEAEGASGGTTGDSYYAIAFSQDISEELRIVAVHDLEAIGGVILSGSENEELDDSYTMVVDEEDRITMYDTDLGSAVGETYPSDSPALAEARELPARTTRESMLVDAEYVPSMGAGAGEEHLVGYAPINERGDPDSDGEWVVMVHAPSSQAFGFADTLTTYGAFATAGGVLLIGVIGLALGRNTATAIDRLTGKTERMEAGDLNVDLETKRIDNIGRLYGGFASMRDALREQIRDAQEAREDAETERERIEQINQDLQASAEEYCSVMAQAADGDLSVRAAVDTDNEQMQGIGEDFNAMLSEIEVTVAELKQFATDVATASEEVTASSEEVHSASQQVTESIQEISAGAERQNESLQTVSGEMSGLSATTEEIASSSNDVADIAERTAQTGREGREAAQRAIEGMATIEAESEDAVEEIEALQQEVAQIDELLEFITEVAEQTNMLALNANIEASRSGESGEGFAVVAEEVKELSAETKEAAENIEDRLERIKGQTDDTVEEVRTTSEEITSHTDSVREAANALDEIAEYAQETNTGVQEISAATEEQAASTEEVVTMVEEAATISEETTAEAENVAAAAEQQTTALTEVSRSASDLTAQASKLSEALDRFETDSTGDGSMTPDGAALPAADDTTSDDTMESPDFGSPEGNSVSQEQADDSPDGESDVGPVDGDRAEEERDKAEQTDTEDEESTAADESMFAFTEQERED
- a CDS encoding aldo/keto reductase; translation: MVENRSDTFEIGGEETVHRLGYGAMRITGEGIIGEPEDIENAHEVLRAAVDLGIDFIDTADSYGPGTSERLIREALLSDPEYRDRVLIATKGGLLRQPSTEWLPRGDPEYLRNALLCSIDRLGVEQIDLYQHHRPDPDTPFEDSINTLAELQDDGYIKHVGVSNVSVEQLDQAREIVDVATVQNEYNIVNRNDEEVLAACENYDIGFIPWYPLAAGDLGEKADVIESVADEHDASRYQIALAWLLEHSDVTLPIPGTSSIEHLEANVAASAIDLTDEQYDRLTS